One part of the Anaeromyxobacter sp. Fw109-5 genome encodes these proteins:
- the dapB gene encoding 4-hydroxy-tetrahydrodipicolinate reductase, which translates to MVNVVVTGAAGRMGTQIVRLVAAAEGLKLTGAVERPGHAGQDAGALAGIPPLGVAVVDDLAGALAGADVVIDFTSHEASARNAELCAEKGVALVIGSTGFTPEAKARVAAAAARIPVVFSPNMSVGVNVLFELVRQAAKVLGDAYDVEIVEIHHKRKRDAPSGTAVALGEVAAGALGRDPADALAYTRHGILGERPPWQIGVQTLRGGDVVGEHTVYFCGEGERLELTHRATSREQFARGAVRAAGFIAGKPAGLYDMADVLGLRSAR; encoded by the coding sequence ATGGTGAACGTGGTCGTGACCGGCGCCGCCGGGCGGATGGGGACGCAGATCGTCCGGCTCGTCGCGGCCGCCGAGGGGCTGAAGCTCACGGGGGCGGTGGAGCGGCCCGGCCACGCCGGGCAGGACGCCGGCGCGCTCGCGGGCATCCCGCCGCTCGGCGTCGCGGTGGTGGACGATCTCGCCGGGGCGCTCGCCGGGGCCGACGTGGTGATCGACTTCACGAGCCACGAGGCCTCCGCGCGGAACGCGGAGCTCTGCGCGGAGAAGGGCGTCGCGCTCGTCATCGGCTCGACCGGCTTCACGCCCGAGGCGAAGGCCCGCGTCGCCGCCGCCGCCGCGAGGATCCCCGTCGTCTTCTCGCCCAACATGAGCGTGGGCGTGAACGTGCTCTTCGAGCTCGTCCGCCAGGCCGCGAAGGTGCTGGGCGACGCGTACGACGTGGAGATCGTCGAGATCCACCACAAGCGCAAGCGCGACGCGCCCTCCGGGACGGCGGTGGCGCTCGGCGAGGTCGCCGCCGGGGCGCTGGGGCGCGATCCCGCCGACGCGCTCGCCTACACGCGCCACGGCATCCTCGGCGAGCGCCCGCCCTGGCAGATCGGCGTCCAGACGCTGCGCGGCGGCGACGTCGTGGGCGAGCACACCGTCTACTTCTGCGGAGAGGGCGAGCGGCTCGAGCTCACCCACCGCGCGACGAGCCGCGAGCAGTTCGCGCGCGGGGCGGTGCGGGCGGCGGGCTTCATCGCCGGCAAGCCGGCGGGGCTCTACGACATGGCGGACGTGCTCGGGCTGCGGAGCGCGCGGTGA
- a CDS encoding fumarylacetoacetate hydrolase family protein, with amino-acid sequence MRTCRFRHRGQERHGAVEGAEVRPLTAAPWAGGLPEGRGIPLAEVTLLAPVEPSKIVCVGRNYRAHARELGNEVPAQPLLFLKPPSAVIGPQEAIRCPEQSSEVHHEAELGVVLARPLSRATAAEARGAVFGYTCLNDVTARDIQREEKQFTRAKGFDTFCPVGPFVETALDPLDLPVVCRVNGAERQRGSTRDMTFDPFALLAFISQVMTLLPGDLVATGTPEGVGPIRRGDWVEVDIAGIGVLRNPVV; translated from the coding sequence GTGAGGACCTGCCGCTTCCGGCACCGGGGGCAGGAGCGCCACGGCGCCGTCGAGGGTGCCGAGGTCCGGCCGCTCACGGCCGCGCCCTGGGCGGGCGGGCTGCCGGAGGGCCGGGGCATCCCGCTCGCGGAGGTGACGCTGCTCGCCCCGGTCGAGCCCTCCAAGATCGTCTGCGTCGGCCGGAACTACCGCGCCCACGCGCGCGAGCTGGGCAACGAGGTGCCGGCGCAGCCGCTCCTGTTCCTCAAGCCGCCCTCCGCCGTGATCGGCCCGCAGGAGGCGATCCGCTGCCCGGAGCAGTCGAGCGAGGTGCACCACGAGGCGGAGCTCGGGGTGGTGCTCGCCCGGCCGCTGTCGCGCGCCACCGCCGCCGAGGCGCGGGGGGCGGTGTTCGGCTACACCTGCCTGAACGACGTCACCGCGCGCGACATCCAGCGGGAGGAGAAGCAGTTCACGCGCGCGAAGGGGTTCGACACGTTCTGCCCGGTCGGGCCGTTCGTCGAGACCGCCCTCGACCCTCTCGACCTGCCCGTGGTGTGCCGGGTGAACGGCGCCGAGCGGCAGCGCGGCTCGACGCGCGACATGACGTTCGACCCGTTCGCGCTGCTCGCCTTCATCTCGCAGGTGATGACGCTGCTCCCCGGCGACCTCGTCGCGACGGGGACGCCCGAGGGCGTCGGGCCCATCCGCCGCGGGGACTGGGTCGAGGTGGACATCGCCGGGATCGGGGTCCTCCGTAATCCGGTGGTGTGA
- the folK gene encoding 2-amino-4-hydroxy-6-hydroxymethyldihydropteridine diphosphokinase: MRAYVGVGTNLGDRWGHLAHAAKALRAEPRIALLRGSRVFDTAPMGPAQPRYLNAVLELEVDLPAGALLEALQRVERRCGRRRKGVRWAARTLDLDLLLLDDEVVRTPALVLPHPGILTRRFVLAPLAELCPDRIVPGTGCTVARLLGDAPAADVVPVGIYPL; this comes from the coding sequence ATGCGCGCCTACGTGGGCGTCGGCACGAACCTCGGTGATCGCTGGGGGCACCTCGCGCACGCGGCGAAGGCGCTCCGGGCCGAGCCGCGGATCGCGCTGCTGCGCGGGTCGCGCGTCTTCGACACCGCGCCGATGGGCCCCGCGCAGCCGCGCTACCTGAACGCCGTCCTCGAGCTCGAGGTGGACCTGCCGGCCGGAGCGCTGCTCGAGGCGCTCCAGCGCGTGGAGCGTCGCTGCGGCCGGCGGCGCAAAGGCGTCCGCTGGGCAGCGCGCACGCTCGACCTCGACCTCCTGCTCCTCGACGACGAGGTGGTCCGCACGCCCGCGCTGGTCCTGCCGCACCCGGGGATCCTGACCCGCAGGTTCGTGCTCGCCCCGCTCGCCGAGCTGTGCCCGGACCGTATCGTCCCGGGCACCGGGTGCACCGTCGCGCGGCTCCTCGGGGACGCCCCCGCGGCGGACGTGGTGCCCGTGGGGATCTACCCGCTGTGA
- a CDS encoding lipopolysaccharide assembly protein LapB, whose amino-acid sequence MITIPDLTMTPLRALLTLSLATALAGCEREPKTIVAAPADPPRSTRAPAEPADAPPPAPGAPDGARGAPMTPAPGAPGQGLPSSAELLAQVEAMKGQLASAPKSLEILLALGNLYFQERRYPDAIGWYDQAVALAEPVWKDYLALPAAAREKEPAAAVKQACTRTEQRGFEALAKEASARARKKDVAGAGYCYRAALEPSIGVRIQRANARLLGGDERGAIADHEALLARVPDQPDALYFLGLALAETARGDVAQLERARALWKRVAELQPNGPYADDLKLATAEVERRIAAARR is encoded by the coding sequence GTGATCACGATCCCCGACCTCACGATGACCCCGCTCCGCGCCCTCCTCACGCTGTCCCTCGCCACCGCGCTCGCCGGGTGCGAGCGCGAGCCGAAGACCATCGTGGCGGCGCCGGCGGATCCGCCCCGCTCGACGCGCGCGCCCGCCGAGCCCGCGGACGCGCCGCCTCCCGCCCCGGGCGCGCCCGACGGTGCGCGCGGGGCCCCCATGACGCCCGCTCCAGGCGCGCCAGGACAGGGGCTGCCCTCCTCGGCGGAGCTCCTCGCGCAGGTCGAGGCGATGAAGGGGCAGCTCGCCTCGGCGCCCAAGTCGCTCGAGATCCTGCTCGCCCTCGGGAACCTGTACTTCCAGGAGCGCCGCTACCCCGACGCCATCGGCTGGTACGACCAGGCGGTCGCGCTCGCCGAGCCGGTCTGGAAGGACTACCTGGCGCTGCCGGCGGCGGCCCGGGAGAAGGAGCCCGCGGCCGCGGTGAAGCAGGCCTGCACGCGCACGGAGCAGCGGGGGTTCGAGGCGCTCGCGAAGGAGGCGTCGGCGCGCGCGCGGAAGAAGGACGTCGCCGGCGCCGGCTACTGCTACCGCGCCGCGCTCGAGCCCTCCATCGGCGTGCGCATCCAGCGCGCCAACGCGAGGCTCCTCGGCGGCGACGAGCGGGGCGCCATCGCCGACCACGAGGCGCTCCTCGCGCGCGTCCCGGACCAGCCCGACGCGCTGTACTTCCTCGGCCTCGCGCTCGCCGAGACGGCGCGCGGGGACGTCGCCCAGCTCGAGCGGGCGCGGGCGCTGTGGAAGCGCGTCGCCGAGCTCCAGCCGAACGGCCCGTACGCGGACGACCTGAAGCTCGCGACCGCCGAGGTGGAGCGGCGCATCGCGGCGGCGAGACGTTAG
- a CDS encoding glutathione S-transferase family protein, which produces MPKLYYVPRTRAARPRIVLEELGIPYELVRLDPGSGETRTPEHLARHPLGHVPVLEDGEVRLFESGAICFWLAERYGEGRLLAPPGSPARALAYQWLCFALSELEPPLAPLAAELKKPEPERDRARVEEGRARFHAAARAVDAALPGREFLLGSELSVADVVVAAVLSYGKFLAGLEGLPAAEAYVLRLRSRPAWKRAMAD; this is translated from the coding sequence ATGCCGAAGCTCTACTACGTGCCCCGCACCCGCGCCGCGCGCCCCCGCATCGTCCTCGAGGAGCTCGGGATCCCCTACGAGCTCGTCCGCCTCGATCCCGGGAGCGGTGAGACCCGCACGCCGGAGCACCTCGCGCGCCATCCCCTCGGGCACGTGCCCGTGCTGGAGGACGGCGAGGTCCGCCTGTTCGAGTCCGGTGCCATCTGCTTCTGGCTCGCGGAGCGCTACGGGGAGGGCAGGCTCCTCGCGCCCCCCGGATCCCCCGCCCGCGCGCTCGCCTACCAGTGGCTGTGCTTCGCGCTCTCCGAGCTGGAGCCACCGCTCGCGCCCCTCGCCGCCGAGCTGAAGAAGCCCGAGCCGGAGCGGGACCGCGCGCGCGTCGAGGAGGGCAGGGCGAGGTTCCACGCCGCGGCGCGCGCGGTGGACGCCGCGCTCCCCGGCCGGGAGTTCCTCCTCGGGTCGGAGCTCTCGGTCGCGGACGTCGTCGTCGCCGCGGTGCTCTCCTACGGGAAGTTCCTCGCCGGCCTCGAGGGCCTGCCGGCCGCCGAGGCGTACGTGCTCCGGCTGCGCAGTCGCCCCGCGTGGAAGCGCGCGATGGCGGACTGA
- a CDS encoding FmdE family protein has protein sequence MTDVKCELECGELLHGHPCPPLTLGVRAGHAALRALAVPRAVERELFAMVEVTSDHYGQGFADGVQVATGCTFGKDRIVRLPHGKLGLTLLDQRRRRAVRVALRAAVGEALESSAWFRAVRSAGEPWAPVPREVLEPILAFVLDCEDDHLFSTSPIFPMELEEGAPSFRTVPCQACGDLVLEPYVERRGEAQLCLRCAERIPPRR, from the coding sequence ATGACGGACGTCAAATGCGAGCTCGAGTGCGGAGAGCTGCTGCACGGGCATCCCTGCCCGCCGCTCACCCTGGGCGTGCGCGCCGGCCACGCCGCGCTCCGGGCCCTCGCAGTGCCTCGCGCGGTGGAGCGCGAGCTGTTCGCCATGGTGGAGGTGACGAGCGATCACTACGGGCAGGGCTTCGCCGACGGCGTACAGGTCGCGACGGGCTGCACGTTCGGGAAGGACCGGATCGTGCGCCTGCCCCACGGCAAGCTGGGCCTGACGCTCCTCGACCAGCGCCGCCGCCGGGCCGTGCGCGTGGCGCTGCGCGCCGCGGTGGGCGAGGCGCTCGAGTCGAGCGCGTGGTTCCGCGCCGTCCGGTCCGCCGGGGAGCCCTGGGCGCCCGTGCCCCGCGAGGTGCTGGAGCCGATCCTCGCGTTCGTCCTCGACTGCGAGGACGACCACCTCTTCTCGACGAGCCCGATCTTCCCCATGGAGCTCGAGGAGGGCGCCCCGTCGTTCCGGACGGTGCCGTGTCAGGCCTGCGGGGATCTGGTCCTGGAGCCGTACGTGGAGCGGCGCGGAGAGGCGCAGCTGTGCCTGCGCTGCGCGGAGCGGATACCGCCGCGGCGCTGA
- a CDS encoding DUF2238 domain-containing protein produces the protein MHVASARSSQPSPVEKTGSARAGRAALVAALLALALSAVGPKDRLTWLMEVAPVLVAVPVLVATRRVFPLTPLLYVLLAVHAAILCLGGHYTYAEVPLGFWVRDALGLARNHYDRLGHLAQGFVPALVAREVLLRTSPLRQGRWLFVLVTAVALAISALYEFVEWGAALALGQSADAFLGTQGDPWDTQWDMFLAFLGAMAAQLALGRAQDRQLERLGRR, from the coding sequence ATGCACGTGGCCAGCGCCCGTAGCTCGCAGCCCTCTCCCGTCGAGAAGACCGGCAGCGCACGCGCCGGACGCGCCGCGCTGGTCGCCGCGCTGCTCGCGCTCGCCCTCTCCGCGGTCGGGCCGAAGGATCGGCTCACCTGGCTCATGGAGGTCGCGCCGGTGCTCGTGGCGGTCCCGGTGCTGGTCGCCACGAGGCGCGTCTTCCCGCTCACGCCGCTGCTGTACGTGCTCCTGGCGGTGCACGCGGCGATCCTCTGCCTCGGCGGGCACTACACCTACGCCGAGGTGCCGCTCGGCTTCTGGGTGAGGGACGCGCTGGGGCTCGCGCGCAACCACTACGACCGGCTCGGCCACCTCGCCCAGGGCTTCGTCCCGGCGCTGGTGGCGCGCGAGGTCTTGCTGCGCACCTCCCCGCTGCGGCAGGGCCGCTGGCTCTTCGTCCTCGTCACCGCCGTGGCGCTCGCGATCTCCGCGCTCTACGAGTTCGTCGAGTGGGGCGCCGCCCTCGCGCTCGGCCAGTCCGCCGACGCGTTCCTCGGGACGCAGGGCGATCCCTGGGACACGCAGTGGGACATGTTCCTCGCGTTCCTCGGGGCGATGGCCGCGCAGCTCGCCCTCGGCCGCGCGCAGGACCGGCAGCTCGAACGCCTCGGGCGTCGCTAG
- a CDS encoding class II aldolase/adducin family protein, whose product MSPRRRAALSSRRTKARGSPRAARVPAVSGERALRDAIVETCRRLHARDLIGAGEGNVSARLGEDRFLVTPSGANKGYLAPADLVVVDGRGAVVSGEGRASTELRMHLAAYAARADVAAVVHAHPITAVALTVAGLPPPNDLVPEAAVTLGEIAVAPFATPGTDEVPGSLAPLWAGHDVVLLERHGALALGRSLGEAFDRMETLERVARVALVARLAGRCEPLSAEAIAKVLAAAGKPARG is encoded by the coding sequence GTGAGCCCCCGCCGCCGCGCCGCCCTCTCCTCCCGCCGCACGAAGGCGCGCGGCTCGCCGCGGGCCGCCCGCGTCCCCGCCGTCTCCGGTGAGCGCGCGCTCCGCGATGCGATCGTGGAGACCTGCCGCCGCCTGCACGCCCGCGACCTCATCGGCGCCGGCGAGGGCAACGTCTCCGCCCGCCTCGGGGAGGACCGCTTCCTCGTCACCCCCTCCGGCGCGAACAAGGGCTACCTCGCCCCGGCCGACCTCGTCGTGGTGGACGGGCGCGGCGCGGTGGTCTCCGGAGAAGGCCGCGCCTCCACCGAGCTGCGCATGCACCTCGCCGCCTACGCTGCGAGGGCGGACGTCGCGGCGGTCGTGCACGCCCACCCGATCACCGCGGTGGCGCTCACCGTCGCGGGGCTCCCGCCCCCGAACGACCTCGTGCCGGAGGCGGCGGTCACGCTGGGTGAGATCGCCGTCGCGCCGTTCGCGACGCCCGGCACCGACGAGGTGCCCGGCTCGCTCGCGCCGCTCTGGGCGGGCCACGACGTCGTGCTGCTGGAGCGCCACGGGGCCCTCGCGCTGGGCCGCTCGCTCGGCGAGGCGTTCGACCGGATGGAGACGCTCGAGCGCGTGGCGCGTGTGGCCCTCGTGGCCCGGCTCGCCGGGCGGTGCGAGCCGCTCTCCGCGGAGGCGATCGCGAAGGTGCTCGCCGCGGCGGGGAAGCCGGCGCGCGGCTAG
- a CDS encoding SIS domain-containing protein: protein MASRPKARVVRLPRARAKPRSARGDRPLLEYGRTVLDAESRAIAAVRLDERFAEAVRWVLDCRGRVIVTGMGKPGFVAQKISATLASTGTPSHYVHPAEAAHGDLGRITRDDVVIALSNSGETEELLRLLPALKKIGARVVAVTRDRVNPLARAADLALVIGDVAEACPMGLAPTASTAVLLAVGDALAMTVLANRPFEKEEYALFHPGGKLGRGLMKVRELMRGAESNPVVREDQPLSAAVARMTETPGRPGATSVVDAAGKLVGIFTDGDLRRLVEHGETDFTRPVSAAMGRNPRTVRPDALVVDAARVLRQARIDQVPVVDDEGRPVGLLDVQDLLAAKIL, encoded by the coding sequence ATGGCCAGCCGACCGAAGGCCCGTGTGGTTCGCCTCCCCCGCGCGCGCGCGAAGCCACGCAGCGCGCGCGGCGATCGCCCCCTCCTCGAGTACGGACGCACGGTGCTCGACGCCGAGTCGCGCGCCATCGCGGCGGTGCGGCTCGACGAGCGCTTCGCCGAGGCCGTCCGGTGGGTGCTCGATTGCCGCGGCCGCGTCATCGTCACCGGGATGGGGAAGCCCGGGTTCGTCGCGCAGAAGATCTCGGCCACCCTCGCCTCCACCGGAACGCCCTCCCACTACGTGCACCCCGCCGAGGCAGCGCACGGCGACCTCGGCCGGATCACCCGGGACGACGTCGTCATCGCCCTCTCGAACTCCGGCGAGACGGAGGAGCTCCTCCGCCTCCTGCCGGCGCTCAAGAAGATCGGCGCGCGCGTCGTGGCGGTCACGCGCGACCGCGTGAACCCGCTCGCCCGCGCCGCCGACCTGGCCCTCGTCATCGGCGACGTCGCGGAGGCCTGCCCCATGGGGCTCGCGCCGACGGCCTCCACCGCGGTGCTCCTCGCGGTGGGCGACGCGCTCGCGATGACGGTCCTCGCGAACCGGCCGTTCGAGAAGGAGGAGTACGCGCTCTTCCACCCGGGCGGGAAGCTCGGGCGCGGGCTCATGAAGGTCCGCGAGCTCATGCGCGGCGCCGAGTCGAACCCGGTGGTGCGCGAGGACCAGCCCCTCTCCGCCGCGGTCGCGCGGATGACCGAGACGCCCGGCCGCCCCGGCGCGACGAGCGTCGTCGACGCGGCCGGGAAGCTGGTCGGCATCTTCACCGACGGCGACCTGCGCCGCCTGGTCGAGCACGGCGAGACCGACTTCACCCGCCCGGTGTCCGCGGCCATGGGACGCAACCCGCGCACCGTGCGCCCCGACGCGCTCGTGGTGGACGCCGCGCGCGTGCTGCGGCAGGCGCGCATCGACCAGGTCCCGGTGGTGGACGACGAGGGCCGTCCGGTCGGCCTGCTCGACGTGCAGGACCTCCTCGCGGCGAAGATCCTGTGA
- the fsa gene encoding fructose-6-phosphate aldolase → MQFFIDSADVGEIKKALALGLCDGVTTNPSLVAKTGRSFDDVLKEIVALAPGPISAEVTATDAEGMLREARAYAKYGDQVVIKIPLIVEGLRAVKVLSQEGVKTNVTLCFSAVQALLAAKAGATYVSPFVGRLDDISQDGMQLIADILEIYRNYDFDTKVLVASVRHPVHVLEAARLGAHVATIPFGVIEQLAKHPLTDAGLKKFLADWEKVPKR, encoded by the coding sequence ATGCAGTTCTTCATCGACTCCGCCGACGTCGGCGAGATCAAGAAGGCGCTCGCCCTCGGCCTGTGCGACGGCGTGACGACCAACCCCTCGCTCGTCGCCAAGACCGGCCGGTCCTTCGACGACGTCCTGAAGGAGATCGTGGCGCTCGCCCCGGGCCCCATCTCCGCCGAGGTCACCGCCACCGACGCGGAGGGGATGCTCCGAGAGGCCCGCGCGTACGCGAAGTACGGCGACCAGGTCGTCATCAAGATCCCCCTCATCGTCGAGGGGCTCCGCGCGGTGAAGGTCCTCTCGCAGGAGGGCGTGAAGACGAACGTCACCCTCTGCTTCTCCGCGGTGCAGGCGCTCCTCGCCGCGAAGGCGGGCGCCACCTACGTCTCGCCGTTCGTGGGCCGGCTCGACGACATCTCGCAGGACGGCATGCAGCTCATCGCCGACATCCTGGAGATCTACCGGAACTACGACTTCGACACGAAGGTGCTCGTCGCCTCGGTGCGCCATCCGGTGCACGTGCTCGAGGCGGCGCGCCTCGGCGCGCACGTGGCCACCATCCCGTTCGGCGTCATCGAGCAGCTCGCGAAGCACCCGCTCACCGACGCCGGCCTCAAGAAGTTCCTGGCCGACTGGGAGAAGGTGCCGAAGCGGTAG
- a CDS encoding triacylglycerol lipase: MKVLRVIRRAARRVDEIAAALELPGTQDRIEKRTDFSRCPRPVLLLHGFFASRRTFDILEARLRRDGYGVFSLHLGGFGGTFNTRGIDDVADLVRAKIERIYARNPGMGPLTIVGHSKGGLVAAYYVKRLGGWRRTRAVVTLGTPHHGTPLAYLGLPLGGVSRSVWQMMPGSAFLERLRDGPWPAQVRLASIWSRRDGWAPYPSAVLDTHGLPHLVNVEVRGEHRSFLTSKRVYQAILREIRTGEDQAPLVRGPLTAMRGGRAAENGARAVSGSDAA, translated from the coding sequence ATGAAGGTCCTGCGGGTCATCCGGCGAGCGGCGCGGCGGGTGGACGAGATCGCGGCGGCCCTGGAGCTGCCGGGAACCCAGGACCGGATCGAGAAGCGGACCGACTTCTCGCGCTGCCCGCGACCGGTGCTCCTCCTCCACGGGTTCTTCGCCTCGCGGCGCACCTTCGACATCCTGGAGGCGCGGCTCCGGCGCGACGGCTACGGGGTCTTCTCGCTCCACCTCGGCGGCTTCGGCGGCACCTTCAACACGCGCGGGATCGACGACGTGGCCGATCTCGTCCGCGCGAAGATCGAGCGCATCTACGCGCGCAACCCGGGCATGGGCCCGCTCACCATCGTCGGCCACTCCAAGGGCGGGCTCGTCGCCGCCTACTACGTGAAGCGGCTGGGCGGCTGGCGGCGCACGCGCGCGGTCGTGACGCTCGGGACCCCGCACCACGGCACGCCGCTCGCCTACCTCGGCCTGCCGCTCGGCGGGGTCTCACGCTCGGTGTGGCAGATGATGCCGGGGAGCGCCTTCCTCGAGCGCCTGCGAGACGGTCCCTGGCCCGCGCAGGTGCGGCTCGCGTCGATCTGGTCGCGCCGGGACGGCTGGGCGCCCTACCCGAGCGCCGTGCTCGACACGCACGGCCTCCCGCACCTCGTGAACGTGGAGGTCCGCGGGGAGCACCGCTCCTTCCTCACGAGCAAGCGCGTGTACCAGGCGATCCTCCGCGAGATCCGGACGGGCGAGGACCAGGCGCCGCTCGTGCGCGGCCCGCTCACCGCCATGCGCGGGGGCCGGGCGGCGGAGAACGGCGCGCGCGCCGTGTCCGGCTCCGACGCGGCGTGA
- the aroF gene encoding 3-deoxy-7-phosphoheptulonate synthase, translating to MLVVMKPHASEGEIAAVVERIASLGLTAHPIPGAQRVAIGITGNKGGLEAELFETMPGVQEALRVSQPFKLVSREVKADDTVLDVGGVPLGGNALAIMAGPCSVESREQLLEAAHAVRAAGARFLRGGAYKPRTSPYEFQGLAEEGLKLLALAREETGLKVVTEVMDVETLPMVSEYADVLQIGARNMQNFSLLKQLGELRKPVLLKRGPSATVKEWLMAAEYVVSRGNYQVALCERGIRTFETMTRNTLDLNAVPVLKALTHLPVVVDPSHGIGLRAHVAAMARAGVAAGADGLIVEVHPHPEKALSDGQQSLTPREFEELMRQVRVIAGAVGRAIA from the coding sequence ATGCTCGTCGTCATGAAGCCCCACGCCAGCGAGGGGGAGATCGCCGCGGTCGTCGAGCGGATCGCCTCCCTCGGGCTCACCGCCCACCCCATCCCGGGCGCGCAGCGCGTCGCCATCGGGATCACCGGCAACAAGGGCGGCCTCGAGGCGGAGCTCTTCGAGACGATGCCGGGCGTGCAGGAGGCGCTCCGCGTCTCGCAGCCCTTCAAGCTCGTGTCGCGCGAGGTGAAGGCGGACGACACGGTCCTCGACGTCGGCGGCGTCCCGCTCGGCGGGAACGCGCTCGCCATCATGGCGGGGCCGTGCTCGGTCGAGTCCCGCGAGCAGCTGCTCGAGGCGGCGCACGCGGTCCGCGCCGCAGGCGCGCGCTTCCTCCGCGGCGGCGCCTACAAGCCGCGCACGAGCCCCTACGAGTTCCAGGGGCTCGCCGAGGAGGGCCTGAAGCTGCTCGCCCTCGCGCGCGAGGAGACCGGCCTCAAGGTGGTGACCGAGGTGATGGACGTCGAGACGCTGCCGATGGTGTCCGAGTACGCCGACGTCCTCCAGATCGGCGCCCGGAACATGCAGAACTTCTCGCTCCTGAAGCAGCTCGGCGAGCTCCGCAAGCCGGTGCTCCTGAAGCGCGGCCCCTCCGCCACCGTCAAGGAGTGGCTCATGGCCGCCGAGTACGTGGTCTCGCGCGGCAACTACCAGGTGGCGCTGTGCGAGCGCGGGATCCGCACGTTCGAGACCATGACGCGCAACACGCTCGACCTGAACGCCGTGCCGGTGCTGAAGGCGCTCACCCACCTTCCCGTGGTGGTGGACCCGTCGCACGGCATCGGCCTGCGGGCCCACGTCGCCGCCATGGCGCGGGCCGGGGTCGCCGCCGGCGCGGACGGCCTCATCGTCGAGGTCCACCCGCACCCGGAGAAGGCCCTCTCCGACGGGCAGCAGTCGCTCACGCCGCGCGAGTTCGAGGAGCTCATGCGGCAGGTGCGCGTCATCGCCGGCGCGGTCGGCCGCGCCATCGCCTGA
- the aroF gene encoding 3-deoxy-7-phosphoheptulonate synthase has product MFVAMKPHASPAEFQAVLEKIRSLGLTPQPITGTERKVVAVIGHTTGLDPDDLFGSMPGVAEALRVSQPFKLVSREVKEEDTIIDVGGVTLGGKAIAVMAGPCSVESKDQILEAAHAVKAAGATFLRGGAFKPRTSPYEFQGLREEGLKLLALAREATGLKVVTEVKDTETLPMVAEYADVLQVGARNMQNYSLLERLGAVEKPILLKRGLSATLKEWLMAAEYIVSKGNFQVALCERGIRTFETMTRNTLDINAVPVLKALTHLPVVVDPSHGIGLRPHVPAIARAGIAAGADGLIIEVHPCPEKALSDGHQSLTPAEFEELMRQVRVIAGAIGRPVGA; this is encoded by the coding sequence ATGTTCGTCGCGATGAAGCCGCACGCGAGCCCGGCCGAGTTCCAGGCGGTGCTCGAGAAGATCCGCTCGCTCGGCCTCACCCCGCAGCCGATCACCGGGACGGAGCGCAAGGTGGTCGCCGTGATCGGCCACACCACCGGCCTCGATCCGGACGACCTGTTCGGCTCCATGCCGGGCGTGGCGGAGGCGCTGCGGGTGTCGCAGCCCTTCAAGCTCGTCTCGCGCGAGGTGAAGGAGGAGGACACGATCATCGACGTGGGCGGCGTCACGCTCGGCGGCAAGGCCATCGCGGTCATGGCCGGCCCCTGCTCGGTCGAGTCGAAGGACCAGATCCTCGAGGCGGCCCACGCCGTGAAGGCGGCGGGCGCGACCTTCCTGCGCGGCGGCGCCTTCAAGCCGCGCACCAGCCCCTACGAGTTCCAGGGGCTGCGCGAGGAGGGGCTGAAGCTGCTCGCGCTGGCGCGCGAGGCCACGGGCCTCAAGGTCGTCACCGAGGTGAAGGACACCGAGACCCTGCCGATGGTGGCGGAGTACGCCGACGTGCTGCAGGTCGGCGCCCGCAACATGCAGAACTACTCGCTGCTCGAGCGGCTCGGCGCGGTCGAGAAGCCCATCCTCCTGAAGCGCGGCCTCTCCGCCACCCTGAAGGAGTGGCTCATGGCGGCGGAGTACATCGTCTCCAAGGGGAACTTCCAGGTCGCGCTGTGCGAGCGCGGCATCCGGACCTTCGAGACCATGACCCGCAACACCCTCGACATCAACGCCGTGCCGGTCCTGAAGGCGCTCACGCACCTGCCGGTGGTGGTGGATCCGTCGCACGGCATCGGGCTCCGCCCGCACGTCCCCGCCATCGCGCGGGCAGGGATCGCCGCCGGCGCGGACGGCCTCATCATCGAGGTCCACCCGTGCCCGGAGAAGGCGCTCTCCGACGGCCACCAGTCGCTCACGCCCGCCGAGTTCGAGGAGCTCATGCGCCAGGTCCGGGTGATCGCCGGCGCGATCGGCCGGCCGGTCGGCGCCTGA